The following are encoded together in the Balneola sp. genome:
- a CDS encoding oxidoreductase produces MDFSSLPLLSITTFLPVIGALVIMVLRPKQTKTAYGIGIAFASLTLLAAIMIWIQGIGSSLSQVEELSWIPSLGIAYRLGVDGISFPLVLLTAFLFLTSLIFSAKIKDSANIFIQLVLMLETACLGVFLSLDLFLFYVFFEITLVGMYFIIAKWGHEHRKKAALTFFIYTLIGSLFLLLAFLALYLFSDTNTFDIQQLITNPTITGLAATLTFWGLFIAFAIKTPLFPFHTWLPLAHTEAPAAGSAILAGVLLKLGTYGFIRFPLQMTPDAFREFAPYVIVIAVFTALYGAFVALAQTDIKRMVAYTSVNHMGYLIFGVAIAAVTTTTSGMIALDGAVLQMISHGVVTGVLFLLVGALQDRTGTREMNEMTGLLKTYPILSGLFMLAAFASLGLPGLAHFPAEFQIFLGGFDVYPVAVGIIIIGLPITTALYLRAIQKVFLGTLPEGFTGLKDLGSRELWAIVPLILATILIGVYPDSLLSMIHATTNFFGL; encoded by the coding sequence ATGGATTTTTCATCATTACCATTGCTCTCAATCACTACATTCTTGCCGGTTATAGGGGCACTTGTCATTATGGTACTCCGCCCCAAACAAACCAAAACCGCCTATGGTATTGGGATAGCCTTCGCGTCACTCACCCTGTTGGCTGCTATTATGATCTGGATACAGGGTATAGGCAGCAGTTTGTCACAAGTTGAAGAACTCAGCTGGATACCATCCTTAGGCATAGCTTACCGGTTGGGAGTGGACGGCATTAGCTTTCCCCTGGTGCTGTTGACGGCATTTTTGTTCCTGACCTCGCTGATTTTTTCTGCAAAGATCAAGGATAGCGCCAATATCTTTATTCAACTGGTTTTGATGCTGGAGACCGCCTGTCTTGGGGTATTCCTTTCGCTTGACCTCTTCCTTTTTTACGTGTTTTTTGAAATCACTCTTGTTGGCATGTATTTTATCATAGCCAAATGGGGGCACGAACATCGCAAAAAGGCGGCTTTAACTTTCTTTATCTATACCCTGATAGGCAGTTTGTTTCTGCTGCTGGCGTTTTTGGCGCTGTATCTTTTTTCCGATACCAATACGTTTGACATACAACAGTTGATAACAAATCCTACCATAACCGGACTTGCAGCTACGCTTACGTTCTGGGGATTATTTATCGCTTTTGCTATTAAAACACCGCTTTTCCCATTCCATACGTGGCTTCCTTTGGCTCACACCGAAGCACCTGCTGCCGGAAGTGCCATCCTGGCGGGGGTGTTGCTGAAACTGGGCACCTATGGTTTTATTCGCTTTCCATTGCAAATGACGCCTGATGCATTTCGTGAATTTGCACCTTACGTCATCGTCATTGCCGTCTTTACAGCGCTGTACGGGGCTTTCGTAGCCTTGGCCCAAACCGACATCAAACGGATGGTGGCCTACACCAGTGTAAACCACATGGGGTATCTGATATTTGGTGTGGCCATAGCAGCCGTCACCACTACCACATCCGGAATGATTGCCCTGGACGGAGCGGTACTTCAAATGATAAGCCACGGTGTGGTTACAGGGGTGCTTTTCCTGCTGGTAGGAGCTCTTCAGGATCGCACTGGTACGCGGGAAATGAACGAAATGACCGGTCTGCTAAAAACCTATCCAATATTAAGCGGACTTTTTATGCTCGCGGCCTTTGCTTCTCTGGGACTGCCCGGGCTGGCTCATTTCCCTGCCGAGTTTCAAATCTTTTTAGGCGGCTTTGATGTGTACCCGGTCGCCGTCGGGATCATCATCATTGGCTTGCCGATTACTACAGCCCTGTACCTGAGGGCTATTCAAAAAGTATTTTTAGGTACCTTGCCGGAAGGATTTACCGGACTTAAAGATTTGGGAAGCCGAGAGCTGTGGGCTATTGTTCCTTTGATATTAGCTACCATACTGATTGGAGTATATCCCGATTCCCTGCTCTCGATGATTCATGCTACAACTAATTTCTTCGGACTGTAA
- a CDS encoding NADH-quinone oxidoreductase subunit L encodes MAAILLTILAPLAASAWIIVTRKKIGYAALTGAAGSLAGSILLFMAALNGAVTQLQFTGLPGMPFRLEATEMAAVLALVVAVITTFILVYAIGYMKEEKGKLRFWSGITLFMGAMQLLVLAGDWILFVIAWEVMGFASYLLIGTWYWKKEAGDAANKAFIMNRVADLGLYVGVFVIILAGGSSQILAEPVQGVSVVGTLALLLAVMGKSAQVPFQSWLSAAMAGPTPVSALLHSATMVAAGIILLLKAFPLFPPDALFLIGLVGGITILLAGATAIFSEDIKRMLAASTSSQLGFMALAIGAGYPAAALAHLIAHAFMKSSLFLGAGIFQHEMHSTNYEKLKGSGKKLKLAFSGFAVSGLALAGIPPLIGFWSKDAILTAGLQADPASWYFSAVLIGAFFTAIYMGRAFGILWKGHSEPEEKPKKLPWMHLGFLTLVTAVIAGWLFLDPLVETSGFSIPKDNIAMISGLGAAFLGLAAGWFATAPIFKTQVWMFFRDNYPVAGGYTNVIVQPFQMLATGANLIEQFLLQSVFEIGKAFLMLARWLANVPDRAMAFVIDQIGTFNLNIGQWSQITDDRGIVEWIAGLVASIQRLGQYGRNIQSGLVHRELAWSVYGMILALIILSLTYL; translated from the coding sequence ATGGCAGCAATATTACTTACCATATTAGCTCCACTGGCGGCAAGTGCCTGGATTATCGTAACCCGGAAAAAAATAGGGTATGCAGCCTTAACCGGGGCAGCAGGCTCTCTGGCCGGTTCGATACTGCTTTTTATGGCCGCTTTGAACGGCGCTGTTACTCAACTGCAATTTACCGGGCTTCCGGGAATGCCCTTTCGCCTCGAAGCCACAGAAATGGCGGCCGTACTTGCTCTGGTTGTCGCTGTGATTACCACCTTCATTTTAGTGTATGCCATCGGGTATATGAAAGAAGAAAAAGGAAAACTCCGTTTCTGGAGCGGCATAACGCTTTTTATGGGGGCCATGCAGTTGTTGGTGTTAGCCGGAGACTGGATCTTGTTTGTGATAGCCTGGGAGGTTATGGGCTTTGCCTCCTATTTGCTGATCGGCACCTGGTACTGGAAGAAAGAAGCTGGTGACGCCGCAAACAAAGCGTTTATTATGAACCGGGTGGCCGACCTCGGGCTCTATGTCGGGGTATTCGTGATCATTCTTGCCGGCGGGTCCAGCCAGATTTTAGCTGAACCCGTACAGGGCGTTTCTGTAGTGGGAACCCTGGCTCTGCTGCTGGCGGTAATGGGTAAATCGGCACAGGTTCCTTTCCAGAGCTGGCTTTCGGCAGCCATGGCGGGCCCAACACCTGTTTCGGCCCTGCTGCATTCGGCCACAATGGTGGCGGCAGGTATTATTCTGCTGCTTAAAGCCTTCCCTCTTTTCCCGCCGGACGCTCTTTTCTTGATCGGCTTAGTGGGAGGAATAACCATCCTGCTCGCCGGTGCAACTGCCATATTTTCCGAAGATATCAAACGTATGCTTGCCGCGTCCACCTCAAGTCAGCTTGGTTTTATGGCGCTGGCTATTGGCGCCGGGTATCCGGCCGCGGCCCTGGCCCACCTGATTGCCCACGCTTTCATGAAAAGCAGCTTGTTCCTGGGAGCCGGAATCTTTCAGCACGAAATGCATTCCACAAATTACGAAAAGCTCAAAGGCTCAGGAAAGAAACTGAAACTGGCTTTTTCAGGATTCGCCGTGTCCGGGCTGGCCCTGGCCGGGATCCCTCCATTAATCGGCTTTTGGTCGAAGGATGCCATCCTGACGGCAGGCCTGCAGGCCGACCCGGCCTCATGGTACTTTTCCGCTGTGCTGATTGGAGCTTTTTTTACTGCTATCTATATGGGCCGCGCATTCGGAATTTTATGGAAAGGACACAGCGAACCGGAAGAAAAGCCAAAGAAACTGCCTTGGATGCATCTCGGATTTCTAACCCTGGTAACGGCTGTTATTGCAGGCTGGTTGTTTCTGGATCCTTTGGTTGAAACGTCAGGTTTTTCCATTCCAAAAGACAACATTGCCATGATAAGCGGGCTTGGAGCTGCTTTTCTTGGTTTGGCAGCAGGCTGGTTTGCCACCGCTCCCATCTTTAAAACCCAGGTGTGGATGTTTTTCCGGGATAACTATCCCGTAGCAGGCGGCTACACCAATGTTATCGTGCAACCGTTTCAGATGCTGGCAACCGGCGCAAACCTGATCGAACAATTTCTGCTTCAATCTGTCTTTGAGATTGGCAAGGCGTTTTTAATGTTGGCGCGCTGGCTGGCCAATGTGCCGGACCGTGCGATGGCTTTTGTGATCGACCAAATCGGGACATTCAATCTGAACATCGGCCAATGGTCCCAAATAACGGACGATCGCGGCATTGTGGAGTGGATTGCCGGCTTGGTGGCATCCATCCAGCGACTGGGCCAATACGGGCGGAACATTCAATCGGGACTGGTTCACCGCGAACTAGCATGGTCGGTGTACGGTATGATCTTAGCTTTAATTATTTTATCACTAACCTATCTGTAA
- a CDS encoding NADH-quinone oxidoreductase subunit NuoK: MELLITALIIAAVLFGIGLYGALSQTNLVMIMMGIELMLGAAMINLVAFWRFLHPDAFSLQMFVLVAMTVMALEGAVGFAIATQRFRTSGTVEMEESAELKG, from the coding sequence ATGGAGCTATTAATTACAGCACTTATTATTGCCGCCGTCCTTTTTGGTATAGGGCTCTACGGCGCCTTAAGTCAGACAAATTTGGTAATGATCATGATGGGAATTGAACTGATGCTGGGAGCAGCCATGATCAACCTGGTAGCTTTTTGGCGCTTTCTTCATCCCGACGCCTTCTCCTTGCAGATGTTTGTGCTGGTAGCCATGACTGTGATGGCTTTGGAAGGAGCCGTCGGCTTTGCCATTGCCACTCAGCGGTTCCGTACCTCGGGAACGGTTGAAATGGAAGAATCAGCAGAATTAAAAGGATAG
- a CDS encoding NADH-quinone oxidoreductase subunit H: MTPFLTVFIITLLFLSGVYVAAVMERWSVTGTVNWAGPVRSFLLLFAQEEIKTRKHDKVFFETAPVLFIGVILLTISILPFGRDSVIIDLGTGALFINAALVYIMVSLLMVGWAVNGVYAMVGGWRALAQLIAYSMPVVMALTATVMRAESMFLTDIVESQQGLWNILYQPVGFILFYISTLAITFLPPFNLPVAKGELAGGVWADLTGARKLLFRLGRLTLVFTISAAVVVLYLGGWMGPWLPDFAWTFLKTLLVAASFFAIGRFMPRIRHDHLLEYNWKYGVPLALYNIFQVGVVLLL; encoded by the coding sequence ATGACTCCTTTTTTAACCGTTTTTATAATTACCCTCCTGTTTTTGAGCGGTGTTTATGTGGCAGCAGTAATGGAACGCTGGTCGGTGACGGGGACCGTGAACTGGGCCGGCCCCGTGCGCTCATTTTTACTGCTGTTTGCCCAAGAGGAGATCAAAACCCGGAAGCACGACAAGGTCTTTTTTGAAACTGCCCCGGTTTTGTTTATCGGAGTGATACTGCTCACCATTTCTATTCTGCCCTTCGGCCGGGACAGCGTGATCATCGACCTGGGAACGGGTGCCCTGTTTATTAATGCGGCACTGGTGTACATCATGGTTTCTCTACTGATGGTCGGATGGGCCGTGAACGGCGTGTACGCCATGGTAGGGGGGTGGCGTGCGCTGGCCCAGCTTATCGCCTACTCTATGCCAGTGGTTATGGCATTGACGGCTACGGTGATGCGTGCCGAATCGATGTTTTTAACCGATATCGTGGAATCCCAACAAGGGCTGTGGAACATCTTGTACCAGCCGGTAGGCTTTATTTTATTCTATATTTCAACGCTGGCTATTACCTTTCTTCCTCCTTTCAACCTGCCGGTAGCCAAGGGAGAATTGGCAGGAGGAGTCTGGGCTGATCTCACCGGCGCCCGCAAGCTGCTGTTTCGCCTGGGGCGGCTTACCCTCGTGTTCACCATATCGGCAGCGGTAGTGGTGCTGTACCTGGGAGGATGGATGGGGCCCTGGCTGCCCGATTTTGCCTGGACCTTTCTGAAGACCCTGCTGGTGGCGGCCTCCTTTTTTGCCATTGGCCGTTTTATGCCGCGCATCCGGCACGACCACCTGTTGGAATACAACTGGAAGTACGGGGTGCCTTTAGCTCTTTATAACATTTTTCAAGTCGGAGTAGTCTTGCTGTTATGA